A window of the Oncorhynchus kisutch isolate 150728-3 linkage group LG12, Okis_V2, whole genome shotgun sequence genome harbors these coding sequences:
- the LOC116352913 gene encoding prospero homeobox protein 1-like, protein MEPSLLDHNMHHSSSSTYPEDRTENPPSFPHNNTYISSSPQSSSQSSGGSLISTLLQTTIESKRTLQESTTAYYPPDTPMSSSALTNLNQVDHHSSSTTMAPLSPASQASPGASPTRFRPNEAGLTQDWMLELVDRHQAKRARVENIIRGMAGSPLSVYFTGEGFGEGETTPTSHLQSEMLENKRKQRVPRHQDLPGTGGVSGKSTDDGHTLRKQLQTMQRLLGQLQARFIQVYENQTNESEEEDHHSTWNKEYVATKISPGDVFLDHYSEFNNKTPLDKGHLEWMNNKQTDYLHSNPDNEDKLLADILKYELSRAVNSSVDSIFKNISHAFVKSPQLHVEDGGMVETDDETVFLSSREPASTSTHVDSMSRLPSYSESGMAQQLPEIQTEALSLVVQKPASMTRPRSLNLTVKRPLHFHQPPFLYNHPTAVQESHQVLDNLKHDSSHHDTFGGLQCRPSTMGLPTPEIVDLPWDPVIVRSRVTSRPPGNPQVNQPMTTGHHVLLDSLPHIKMDCGSFQSMVKRTSYVLNVSFYKSVLFFFIEGVIQTERK, encoded by the coding sequence ATGGAGCCGAGCCTTTTGGACCACAACATGCATCATTCCTCCAGCAGCACCTAcccagaggacaggacagagaatcctccctcctttccacacaacaacacatacatctcctcctcccctcagtcCTCCTCTCAGTCAAGTGGTGGATCCCTTATCTCTACGCTCCTACAGACAACCATAGAGAGTAAAAGAACCCTGCAGGAGAGCACCACTGCATATTACCCCCCAGACACTCCCATGTCCAGCTCTGCCTTGACGAATCTTAACCAGGTGGACCACCACAGCAGCAGTACCACCATGGCACCTCTGTCTCCAGCCAGCCAGGCATCCCCTGGGGCCAGTCCCACTAGATTCAGACCCAATGAGGCCGGGTTGACCCAGGACTGGATGCTGGAGCTGGTTGACAGACACCAGGCCAAGCGTGCCAGAGTGGAAAACATCATCAGAGGCATGGCAGGCTCTCCTCTCAGTGTTTATTTCACAGGTGAAGGGTTTGGTGAAGGGGAGACCACTCCAACCAGTCACCTTCAGAGTGAGATGTTAGAAAACAAGAGGAAACAGAGGGTGCCGCGGCACCAGGACCTCCCCGGGACAGGGGGCGTTAGCGGGAAGAGTACGGACGATGGACATACACTGAGGAAGCAGCTTCAGACCATGCAGAGGCTCCTGGGTCAACTCCAGGCCAGGTTCATCCAGGTCTATGAGAATCAGACTAATGAGTCTGAAGAGGAGGACCACCATAGTACTTGGAACAAAGAATATGTGGCGACAAAGATATCTCCTGGTGATGTGTTCTTGGACCATTACAGTGAGTTTAACAATAAGACACCTTTAGATAAAGGTCATCTGGAATGGATGAATAACAAGCAAACTGACTACCTTCACTCGAACCCAGACAACGAAGACAAACTCCTAGCAGACATTCTCAAGTATGAACTCTCCAGAGCTGTAAACTCGAGCGTTGACTCAATTTTCAAAAACATATCACATGCTTTCGTCAAGTCACCACAGCTACACGTCGAGGATGGTGGAATGGTGGAAACGGACGATGAGACCGTGTTCCTCAGCTCTCGCGAGCCGGCGTCAAcatccacccatgtagacagcatgTCACGACTCCCCTCATATTCCGAGAGTGGTATGGCCCAACAACTACCAGAGATTCAAACCGAGGCTCTATCTCTGGTTGTTCAAAAGCCTGCTTCAATGACTCGCCCACGTTCTCTAAACCTGACAGTGAAAAGGCCTCTCCATTTCCACCAGCCTCCATTCCTATACAACCACCCCACTGCTGTACAGGAAAGCCACCAAGTACTGGACAACCTGAAACACGACAGCTCCCATCACGATACCTTCGGAGGGCTCCAGTGTAGACCCAGTACCATGGGTCTGCCTACCCCAGAGATAGTTGACTTACCGTGGGATCCGGTCATAGTGAGGTCCAGGGTGACCTCCAGGCCACCCGGGAATCCTCAGGTTAACCAACCCATGACCACAGGGCATCATGTGCTTCTGGACAGTCTCCCTCACATCAAGATGGACTGTGGTAGCTTTCAGAGTATGGTGAAAAGGACCTCGTATGTGCTGAATGTATCCTTTTACAAGAGCGTTCTCTTCTTCTTTATTGAAGGTGTTATTCAGACAGAAAGGAAATGA
- the LOC109881454 gene encoding dihydrolipoyllysine-residue succinyltransferase component of 2-oxoglutarate dehydrogenase complex, mitochondrial-like: MLSHSRCLCRTLGRSLSALSQGNNVLAGRTTSGLSTGNRVVYRNTQLCEPPSSIVVFHIRYFKTSTAHRDEVVTVNTPPFSESITEGDVRWEKAVGDSVKEDEVVCEIETDKTSLQVRSPAAGVITELLVPDGGRVEAGNPLFKLKKGDLNVSSSLVSRSSQRRPSSRGPCSSSQRRPSSRGPCSSMSPSPNDGRRPCRLTPRGSTSQTFFCGQAQSAPDCTRLWSAPAPPAAAHGARTESRVKMNRIRLRIAQRLKEAQQTCAMLTTFNEIDMSNIQEMRKLHKDAFLKRHNIKLGFMSAFVKASAHALMDQASVNGVIDDTTKEIVYRDYVDISVAVATPKVEIRPMMYVALTYDHRLVDGREAVTFLRKIKSVVEDPRVLLLDM; this comes from the exons ATGTTATCGCATTCCCGATGTCTTTGCAGGACACTTGGGCGCTCCCTGTCTgcgctaagtcag GGTAATAATGTGCTGGCTGGGAGGACAACTTCAG GCCTCTCCACTGGCAACAGGGTTGTCTACAGGAACACTCAGTT ATGTGAGCCTCCGTCATCAATTGTTGTCTTCCACATCAGATACTTCAAGACATCTACAGCACATA GGGACGAAGTTGTCACTGTCAACACCCCTCCGTTCTCTGAGTCGATCACAGAAGGGGACGTCAGGTGGGAGAAAG CtgttggagattcagtgaaaGAGGATGAGGTGGTGTGTGAGATCGAGACTGACAAG ACCTCGTTGCAGGTGCGATCTCCGGCGGCCGGTGTGATCACGGAGCTCCTGGtgccagatggagggagggtagaggcCGGGAATCCCCTCTTCAAACTCAAAAAAGGAG ATCTGAATGTCTCTTCTTCTTTGGTCAGCCGCAGCAGCCAACGCCGCCCCAGCAGCAGAGGTCCCTGCAGCAGCAGCCAACGCCGCCCCAGCAGTAGAGGTCCCTGCAGCAGCATGAGCCCCTCCCCCAACGATGGCCGCCGTCCCTGTCGCCTTACCCCCCGTGGCAGCACAAGCCAAACCTT tttctgCGGTCAAGCCCAGTCTGCACCAGACTGCACCAGACTGTGGTCTGCACCAGCACCACCAGCAGCAGCCCATGGGGCCAGGACAGAGAGCAGG GTAAAGATGAATCGTATAAGGCTGAGGATCGCCCAGCGACTGAAGGAGGCTCAGCAGACTTGTGCCATGCTCACCACCTTCAACGAGATAGACATGAG CAACATCCAGGAGATGAGGAAGCTCCATAAAGATGCTTTCTTGAAGAGACATAACATCAAGCTTGGCTTCATGTCGGCCTTCGTTAAGGCTTCAGCCCACGCTCTCATGGACCAGGCTTCTGTCAACGGAG TGATTGACGATACAACCAAAGAGATCGTTTACAGGGATTATGTTGACATCAGTGTGGCTGTGGCCACTCCAAAG gtgGAGATCAGACCCATGATGTACGTGGCTCTGACCTATGACCATCGGCTGGTCGACGGCAGAGAGGCCGTCACCTTCCTGCGTAAGATCAAGTCTGTGGTGGAGGATCCCCGCGTTCTTCTGCTCGACATGTGA